Proteins encoded by one window of Candidatus Micrarchaeia archaeon:
- the rbcL gene encoding type III ribulose-bisphosphate carboxylase, which yields MPFDGFTNLKYKPKENDLICKFYVEPGKLDKKLTLEQAAEHITAESSIGTWTDVGGISPTLRKKITPHVYYINKKNNTIKIAYPSDLFEKGNMPQIMSAIAGNIFGMKEIANLRLLDISFPKDIINSFKGPKHGIEGIRKITQIKKRPICGTIIKPKVGRTAKVHAQYAYESWSGGLDLVKDDENLTSMTFNKFEDRVIRTLEMRDKAESETGEKKIYCCNVSAETNIMMKRAQFIKDHGGRITMVDILTCGWAGFETLRNSQPNLIVHAHRAGHGMFTHNPRNGMTMLAVAKIARLIGADSLHIGTFGTGKMKSEYKEELNIRDALIKQKIFENDKADVLGQNWYNTKSVMPVSSGGLYPGIIPETIHRGGTDLFLQAGGGVAGHPDGIKSGATAMRQAIDSYMKKQDILEYAKEHKELGAAIKKWGIGKRVVYYE from the coding sequence ATGCCATTCGATGGATTTACAAATTTAAAATATAAACCAAAAGAAAATGATTTAATATGCAAATTTTATGTTGAACCTGGAAAATTAGATAAAAAATTAACTTTAGAACAAGCAGCAGAACATATTACTGCTGAATCTTCAATAGGAACATGGACAGATGTAGGAGGAATTTCACCTACTTTAAGAAAAAAAATAACTCCTCATGTTTATTATATAAATAAAAAAAATAATACAATAAAAATTGCTTATCCTTCTGATTTATTTGAAAAAGGAAATATGCCTCAAATAATGAGTGCAATTGCTGGAAATATTTTTGGTATGAAAGAAATTGCTAATTTAAGATTATTAGATATTTCATTTCCTAAAGATATAATAAATTCATTCAAAGGACCTAAACATGGGATTGAAGGAATAAGAAAAATTACACAAATTAAAAAAAGACCAATATGTGGAACAATAATAAAACCAAAAGTTGGAAGAACTGCTAAAGTACATGCTCAATATGCATATGAATCTTGGTCTGGAGGATTAGATTTAGTAAAAGATGATGAAAATTTAACAAGTATGACATTTAATAAATTTGAGGATAGAGTAATAAGAACATTAGAAATGAGAGATAAAGCAGAAAGTGAAACAGGAGAGAAAAAAATTTATTGCTGTAATGTTTCAGCTGAAACAAATATAATGATGAAAAGAGCACAATTTATAAAGGATCATGGAGGAAGAATAACTATGGTAGATATTTTAACATGCGGCTGGGCCGGATTTGAAACATTAAGAAATTCACAACCTAATTTAATTGTACATGCACATAGAGCAGGACATGGAATGTTCACACATAATCCAAGAAATGGAATGACTATGCTTGCAGTTGCTAAAATTGCAAGATTAATAGGTGCTGACTCACTACATATTGGAACATTTGGAACTGGAAAAATGAAAAGTGAATATAAAGAAGAATTAAATATAAGAGATGCATTAATTAAACAAAAGATATTTGAAAATGATAAAGCAGATGTATTAGGACAAAATTGGTATAATACTAAATCTGTTATGCCTGTTTCTTCAGGTGGATTATATCCAGGTATTATTCCTGAAACAATACATAGAGGAGGAACAGATCTATTTTTACAAGCAGGAGGGGGAGTAGCAGGCCACCCAGATGGAATTAAATCAGGCGCTACAGCAATGCGCCAAGCAATAGATTCATATATGAAAAAACAAGATATTTTAGAATATGCAAAAGAACATAAAGAACTAGGCGCTGCAATTAAAAAATGGGGAATTGGAAAAAGAGTAGTTTATTATGAATAA
- a CDS encoding MBL fold metallo-hydrolase RNA specificity domain-containing protein: MANDEITFYGGAQEVGRSCVNVYSKIGQIMLDCGIKLGDPIEYPIIPKEDFKKIKHIVPTHTHLDHIGFLPHIIQKGKAYNAKIYATKPTRDLMQLLLSDYQRLQEKKLFSTKDVETVLEKTQQVEYKQKISGKGLIPFTLYNSGHILGGAMIKLEGKCDLLYTGDLNLRETKIIEGAELGLKAKNLILESTYGGKTDRLPSLKNASQQLIESIKETLIAGGHVLIPTFAVGRGQNIMMVIESYMRSGALPKVPIYTDGMVNRANRIYRHNVIYAKEEIKMRILMSDEDPFKSPFYKVPKTKDRSDVLSEPCIILSTSGMLTGGPVLNYLEKLIENPKNKLIIVGYQVEGSLGRKLLDGEKYVQLGYGEDKKEYEVKMKVETVPFSGHSDHDDLIKFVKSIKGLKKVFLMHGEPKKIQELAEDIQQNKKVEVIMPKNTEIFKL; this comes from the coding sequence ATGGCAAATGATGAAATTACTTTTTATGGTGGAGCGCAAGAAGTAGGAAGAAGCTGTGTTAATGTTTATTCTAAAATAGGCCAGATAATGCTTGACTGCGGAATTAAGTTAGGAGATCCTATTGAATATCCTATTATTCCTAAAGAAGATTTTAAAAAAATAAAACATATTGTTCCTACACATACACATTTAGATCATATAGGATTTCTTCCACATATTATTCAAAAAGGCAAAGCATATAATGCAAAAATATATGCTACAAAACCTACAAGAGATTTAATGCAGTTGTTATTATCTGATTATCAAAGATTGCAAGAAAAAAAATTATTTTCAACAAAAGATGTTGAAACAGTTTTAGAAAAAACACAGCAAGTAGAATATAAACAAAAAATAAGTGGAAAAGGATTAATCCCATTTACTTTATATAATTCAGGCCATATTTTAGGGGGAGCAATGATAAAATTAGAAGGAAAATGTGATTTGTTATATACAGGAGATTTAAATTTAAGAGAAACAAAAATTATTGAAGGTGCAGAATTAGGATTAAAAGCAAAAAATTTAATTTTAGAATCAACTTATGGTGGAAAAACAGATAGGTTGCCTTCATTAAAAAATGCATCTCAGCAATTAATAGAATCTATTAAAGAAACTTTAATTGCAGGCGGACATGTTTTAATACCAACCTTTGCAGTTGGGAGAGGACAAAACATAATGATGGTTATTGAAAGTTATATGCGTTCAGGTGCATTGCCAAAGGTTCCTATTTATACAGATGGAATGGTTAATAGAGCTAATAGAATTTATAGACACAATGTAATATATGCAAAAGAAGAAATAAAAATGAGAATTTTAATGAGTGATGAAGATCCATTTAAAAGTCCGTTTTATAAAGTTCCAAAAACTAAAGATAGAAGTGATGTTTTATCAGAGCCTTGTATTATTTTATCAACATCAGGTATGTTAACTGGCGGTCCAGTTTTAAATTATTTAGAAAAATTAATTGAAAATCCAAAAAATAAATTAATTATAGTTGGTTATCAAGTTGAAGGTTCTTTAGGTAGAAAATTATTAGATGGAGAAAAATATGTTCAATTAGGTTATGGTGAAGATAAGAAAGAATATGAAGTTAAAATGAAAGTAGAAACAGTTCCTTTTTCTGGACATTCAGATCATGATGATTTAATAAAATTTGTTAAATCTATAAAAGGATTGAAAAAAGTTTTTCTTATGCATGGCGAACCTAAAAAAATACAAGAATTAGCAGAAGATATTCAACAAAATAAAAAAGTAGAAGTTATTATGCCTAAAAATACTGAAATTTTTAAATTATAG
- a CDS encoding CARDB domain-containing protein, producing MNKLNKINIFLISFLFLIGFLYPSFVIDDTIYPNFCWGTQCNSNPTSCVNYFINTDLYFSTNIIISTNGNTLDGSDPLDLPDGAIICASEVTLDSNPILNEFAFGNQFMGTIPYFSIPDWNNGLKPLDGPPITQQQIQISESLYNQINSGPIVFSLTHPNNIFNKYEEPFNYYKEKCSEPTAYLNNKKGHAGVVCYGNLIADINSVPIILELGNPDFDISYLPVGDYIFELSYSEVQCLGLGQTNIESSTNNKVYVYRDENLFPYTGSKTPFVLHVDDPQIIINSMMITDVEGNPEIVINPGQTKDIIIHLFLNRESMAFNITDITATPSDFIFTPDTPFNISVPTPPAGEGAYEYTITGQLTAPEIYTNEEISLRVFFDTNLPVCNDQTGEWPIDAPITQGPDLVVNLSAGGATGIIYQTEGATTTIDVDTINIGSLETGSESTTFVTSNDASLFTNTGFLIPNLNEGANQINSFDFTCPPGINMNITFEACADYYDEVIEVNENDNCDNITIVCDAYTNLRVKSDIEPSGFPPIRRAPCIVNETQTIDLTTYSNSICSQNASWTLVELKQGTTILNTTRYSVPPMPNLWMPNSFLFIPQREADTTTPFGNDWGTCTDLADVTAETYTEVTHKYSYEINIEGTYQIQACADIDNEVNEGSETDNCLTLWLSCVPPAPGNITAFCTDLNISNGGMDNGNWGVINDGSYDITTTIIPTYSGSINPSPSFPASITEMIRAGDIYSKNARWTCGDTSAITTYTIFAEWTDPHSGNLMNDTAICTIRCGIVLACEDYL from the coding sequence ATGAATAAATTAAATAAAATAAATATCTTTTTAATTTCTTTTTTATTTTTAATTGGTTTTTTATATCCATCTTTTGTGATTGATGATACAATATATCCAAATTTCTGTTGGGGGACTCAATGTAATTCAAATCCTACAAGTTGTGTTAATTATTTTATTAATACTGACTTATATTTTTCAACAAATATTATTATTTCAACAAATGGAAATACATTAGATGGCTCAGATCCATTAGATCTTCCAGATGGGGCAATTATTTGTGCTTCAGAAGTTACTTTAGATTCTAATCCTATATTAAATGAATTTGCTTTTGGCAATCAATTTATGGGAACAATACCCTATTTTTCAATTCCAGACTGGAATAATGGATTAAAACCTTTAGATGGGCCACCAATAACTCAGCAACAAATTCAAATTAGTGAATCATTGTATAACCAAATAAATTCTGGACCAATTGTATTTTCATTAACTCACCCAAATAATATTTTTAATAAATATGAGGAACCATTTAATTACTATAAAGAAAAATGCAGTGAACCAACAGCATATCTAAATAATAAAAAAGGACATGCTGGTGTTGTATGTTATGGGAATTTAATTGCTGATATAAATAGTGTTCCAATCATTTTAGAACTAGGTAATCCAGATTTTGATATCTCATACTTGCCAGTTGGCGATTATATTTTTGAATTATCTTATTCAGAGGTTCAATGTCTTGGTTTGGGACAAACAAATATTGAAAGTTCAACTAATAATAAAGTATATGTATATAGAGATGAAAATTTATTTCCTTATACAGGATCAAAAACTCCCTTTGTTTTACATGTTGATGATCCGCAAATAATTATTAATAGTATGATGATTACAGATGTTGAAGGAAATCCTGAAATTGTTATTAATCCAGGACAAACAAAAGATATTATTATTCATTTATTCTTAAATAGAGAATCAATGGCTTTTAATATAACTGATATAACTGCCACACCTTCTGATTTTATATTTACTCCAGATACTCCATTTAATATTTCAGTTCCAACACCTCCTGCAGGAGAAGGAGCATATGAATATACTATTACAGGACAATTAACTGCACCTGAAATTTATACAAATGAAGAAATTTCTTTACGTGTTTTCTTTGATACAAATTTACCTGTATGTAATGATCAAACAGGAGAATGGCCAATAGATGCACCAATTACACAAGGACCTGATTTAGTTGTGAATTTATCTGCTGGAGGCGCTACGGGAATTATTTATCAAACAGAAGGCGCTACAACAACAATAGATGTTGACACTATTAATATAGGTTCATTAGAAACAGGAAGTGAATCAACAACATTTGTTACATCAAATGATGCATCACTTTTCACAAATACGGGATTTTTAATTCCGAATTTAAATGAAGGCGCAAATCAAATTAATTCATTTGATTTTACATGTCCCCCTGGAATAAATATGAATATTACTTTTGAAGCATGCGCTGATTATTATGATGAAGTAATAGAAGTTAATGAAAATGATAATTGTGATAATATAACTATTGTATGTGATGCTTATACAAATTTAAGAGTTAAAAGTGATATTGAACCAAGTGGATTTCCACCAATAAGACGTGCACCTTGTATAGTAAATGAAACACAAACAATTGATTTAACAACATATTCAAATAGTATATGTTCACAAAATGCAAGCTGGACATTAGTAGAATTAAAACAAGGAACTACTATATTAAATACAACAAGATATTCTGTTCCTCCAATGCCAAATCTTTGGATGCCTAATTCATTCTTATTTATCCCCCAAAGAGAAGCAGATACAACCACCCCTTTTGGAAATGATTGGGGAACATGCACTGACTTAGCAGATGTAACTGCCGAAACCTATACTGAAGTTACACATAAATATTCATATGAAATTAATATAGAAGGAACTTATCAAATACAAGCATGTGCTGATATAGATAATGAAGTTAATGAAGGATCAGAAACTGATAATTGTTTAACTTTATGGCTTAGTTGTGTTCCTCCGGCACCAGGAAATATTACTGCATTTTGTACTGATTTAAATATATCAAACGGAGGAATGGACAACGGAAACTGGGGAGTAATAAATGATGGATCATATGATATTACAACAACTATTATACCAACTTATTCTGGAAGTATTAATCCTTCACCAAGTTTTCCAGCTTCAATTACAGAAATGATAAGGGCTGGAGATATATATTCAAAAAACGCAAGATGGACATGTGGTGATACTTCAGCAATAACTACATATACTATTTTTGCAGAATGGACTGATCCACATTCAGGAAATTTAATGAATGATACTGCTATATGTACAATAAGATGCGGAATAGTTTTAGCTTGTGAAGATTATCTATAA